The following coding sequences are from one Triticum dicoccoides isolate Atlit2015 ecotype Zavitan chromosome 4A, WEW_v2.0, whole genome shotgun sequence window:
- the LOC119286155 gene encoding uncharacterized protein LOC119286155 isoform X2 → MFFIAVLRRAFVEREYTDGHFHLHLYSSKTKTWSTKLMRLDSPPDFEFHSRNKGITIGGEHGSVGWVDLRRGILICDLLLLDSNQSLRYVPLPSPLSPEPLQRYPLSVRNIVVLQGYIKNFEMHNNVRPSSYTGSSPILEGWIAATKKIKISSIGSGSNWEEDCTIRCSDDVPVDNPVYAQMLPNPQEGDDTKPNLKKICVGYPALSLHDGDVVYLMHTPVPREGKACVIALDMRNKTVKGVANFGSGRPLGYHFTYLESGISKHLGILSSTRN, encoded by the exons ATGTTCTTCATCGCCGTGCTCCGCAGGGCCTTCGTTGAGCGGGAGTACACCGACGGGCACTTTCATCTCCACCTGTACAGCTCCAAGACAAAGACATGGAGCACCAAGCTGATGCGCCTTGATTCGCCGCCGGATTTTGAGTTCCATTCTCGCAACAAGGGGATCACCATCGGAGGGGAGCATGGCTCTGTTGGTTGGGTCGACCTTAGGCGCGGCATTCTCATATGTGACCTTCTCCTCCTTGACAGCAACCAGAGCCTTCGCTACGTCCCACTGCCTTCGCCGCTGTCGCCCGAGCCACTACAGCGTTATCCGTTGTCTGTTCGGAACATCGTTGTCCTCCAAGGTTACATCAAGAATTTCGAGATGCACAATAATGTCAGACCGAGCTCATACACTGGAAGCTCCCCGATATTAGAAGGTTGGATTGCTGCAACAAAAAAGATAAAAATTTCAAGCATTGGTTCTGGTAGTAACTGGGAGGAGGACTGCACTATCAGATGCTCTGATGATGTCCCAGTGGATAACCCTGTGTATGCCCAAATGTTACCTAATCCGCAGGAGGGTGATGATACCAAGCCAAACCTGAAGAAAATTTGTGTAGGCTATCCTGCTCTTAGCTTGCATGATGGTGATGTTGTTTACCTCATGCACACACCTGTTCCCCGTGAGGGTAAGGCCTGTGTGATTGCTCTTGATATGAGGAACAAGACTGTAAAAGGTGTGGCTAATTTTGGCTCTGGAAGACCCCTGGGTTATCATTTCACCTACCTTGAGAGTGGGATCTCCAAGCATCTAGGCATTCTCTCATCGACCAG GAATTGA
- the LOC119286155 gene encoding uncharacterized protein LOC119286155 isoform X3 encodes MGTDDHEFRLLTIPTPIHPEDPDSPLPETILIDSFGYLSDRTNATTANGRRSRTEKKGKRILVTFWPAAPPRVSCFTVHCPNLKADAYGSIPKVCYTEDGLALLCITICPERQYMYAKNIRYFVYQAGTKNTPPSVKLVHSPPDFTFFDHEVALLRRRD; translated from the coding sequence ATGGGCACGGATGACCACGAATTCCGGCTGCTCACGATCCCTACGCCCATCCACCCCGAGGATCCGGACTCTCCTCTTCCGGAGACCATCCTCATCGACTCGTTCGGCTACCTCAGCGACCGCACCAACGCCACCACTGCCAATGGCCGCAGGAGCAGGACCGAGAAGAAGGGCAAGCGCATCCTGGTCACCTTCTGGCCGGCTGCCCCGCCGCGCGTCTCCTGCTTCACCGTCCACTGCCCAAATCTGAAGGCCGACGCGTACGGCAGCATCCCCAAGGTCTGCTACACGGAGGACGGCCTCGCCCTGCTCTGCATCACCATCTGCCCCGAGCGCCAGTACATGTACGCCAAGAACATCCGCTACTTCGTCTACCAGGCCGGCACCAAGAACACTCCGCCGTCGGTCAAGCTCGTCCACTCGCCCCCCGACTTCACCTTCTTCGACCACGAGGTCGCGTTGCTGCGCCGCCGCGACTAG
- the LOC119286155 gene encoding uncharacterized protein LOC119286155 isoform X1, which yields MFFIAVLRRAFVEREYTDGHFHLHLYSSKTKTWSTKLMRLDSPPDFEFHSRNKGITIGGEHGSVGWVDLRRGILICDLLLLDSNQSLRYVPLPSPLSPEPLQRYPLSVRNIVVLQGYIKNFEMHNNVRPSSYTGSSPILEGWIAATKKIKISSIGSGSNWEEDCTIRCSDDVPVDNPVYAQMLPNPQEGDDTKPNLKKICVGYPALSLHDGDVVYLMHTPVPREGKACVIALDMRNKTVKGVANFGSGRPLGYHFTYLESGISKHLGILSSTRQVSNAAETNRDVK from the exons ATGTTCTTCATCGCCGTGCTCCGCAGGGCCTTCGTTGAGCGGGAGTACACCGACGGGCACTTTCATCTCCACCTGTACAGCTCCAAGACAAAGACATGGAGCACCAAGCTGATGCGCCTTGATTCGCCGCCGGATTTTGAGTTCCATTCTCGCAACAAGGGGATCACCATCGGAGGGGAGCATGGCTCTGTTGGTTGGGTCGACCTTAGGCGCGGCATTCTCATATGTGACCTTCTCCTCCTTGACAGCAACCAGAGCCTTCGCTACGTCCCACTGCCTTCGCCGCTGTCGCCCGAGCCACTACAGCGTTATCCGTTGTCTGTTCGGAACATCGTTGTCCTCCAAGGTTACATCAAGAATTTCGAGATGCACAATAATGTCAGACCGAGCTCATACACTGGAAGCTCCCCGATATTAGAAGGTTGGATTGCTGCAACAAAAAAGATAAAAATTTCAAGCATTGGTTCTGGTAGTAACTGGGAGGAGGACTGCACTATCAGATGCTCTGATGATGTCCCAGTGGATAACCCTGTGTATGCCCAAATGTTACCTAATCCGCAGGAGGGTGATGATACCAAGCCAAACCTGAAGAAAATTTGTGTAGGCTATCCTGCTCTTAGCTTGCATGATGGTGATGTTGTTTACCTCATGCACACACCTGTTCCCCGTGAGGGTAAGGCCTGTGTGATTGCTCTTGATATGAGGAACAAGACTGTAAAAGGTGTGGCTAATTTTGGCTCTGGAAGACCCCTGGGTTATCATTTCACCTACCTTGAGAGTGGGATCTCCAAGCATCTAGGCATTCTCTCATCGACCAG GCAAGTATCGAATGCTGCTGAAACAAATAGGGATGTTAAGTAA